The Polyangium mundeleinium genome contains the following window.
AGGTGCGGCGGCCCTGCGCGTCGATGAGCCCGATGTCGAGGTCCACGCCGCCCGTCCACTCGGCCGTGACCTGGATGTCACCGCGCAGCAAGGACGCGGCCGGCGTCTCGGGCTGCGCGAGCAGCTTGTCAATCGAGCTCCGCACCGACTCGCTCGCGTCGAGCTTGAGCAGGCTCGCGAGCTCCGTCATGCCGAGCGTGTTCGCGCAGCGCACCGCGTCCGCGACGAGCTTCGCCTCGCCGGGCGCCATGTCCGCGAGCGCGATGCGGTGCTCGCAGGCGAGGGCGCGGTTGCCCGAGGCCTCGTGCATCTCGGCGAGCCGCGTCTGCGTGGCGCGATCGCCCGGACGAACGTCCGCGAGGCCGCCGAGGATCCGGATCGCGCGCTCCCTGTCGCCCTGCCGCGCCGCGAGATCCGCGCGCGCCGTGAGCGCATCCGGATCGAGCGCGTCGCGCCCGCTCCACTTCGCCGTGAGCTCCTGCGCCTCGCCGAGGCGCCCCGCCGTCGCGTAGAGCGCGAAGAGCTCCACGGTCTTGTCGCGGCTGTCGGGCGTGCTCGCGAAGGCGTTCTCGGCGGCGAGCAGCTTCGTGGCGTTTTGCGAGGCGAGCGTGTTCAGCGCCTCGAACGATCCTTTGCGTTCAAAGATCTTGCGCATCGGGACCAGGCGCTGCGAGGGCCGTCGCGTGCCACTCCATCCGCTGCTGGTGCTGCCGATATCCTCGTCGGCGCTGCGGCCTCTCCATCCGCCTCCCCCGGTCTTGGACGCGGGCTTCGGCGCTGGCGCCGCCATTGTTGCGGTCGGCGCCGGCGGGGGCGAGGGCATGCTCGGCGCAGCGCCGACCGGGGCGGCGCTGTCGTCGCCAAACGCGTCGAACGGGGCCTCCGCCGCGGGAGCCGACTCGGCTCGTTTGCCCTTCGCAGGGCCACGCGTGTCGAGGTCTGCCGAGGCCTCCGTCTCTGCCTCCTGCTTCGCCTCGTCGGCGGCCTTCTCCTCGCCCTCGGCGTCGGCGTTCGAGCTCTTCGCGAGTTCCTCGCCCGTGAACGTCGGCGCGACGCGCGTTCGTTCGAGGCCGAACGCGTTCATCATCGCCTCGCTCTCCAGCACGAGCAGCGAGGTGAAGCGGCTCGCGACTGCGAAGCGCTTCGACAGCTCGATCGACGCGAGCTTGCTCGCCGCGCCGCCCGTGTTCTCGAGCTCCGCGATCTTCGCGGCGGCGTAAAGCCGCGGCACGAACGCGTTGCCCGCGCTCGACGTCGCGAGGATCTTGATCGGGTACGTCTGCTCGAACCGCTCGCTCGCGACGCGTCCGCGCAGCCGGATCGCCCCTTCGATCGCGTCGCCGCTCGACATGCGCGCCACGACGAACGTCTCGCCGCCGGCGCGGATCGGATCGAGCCGCCCGGGCGTGACCTGCGTGAGCCCGGAAGGCAGCTCGATCTCCGGATCCCGCAGCGTCACGCCGTACGCCGCGGAGAGCACCTCGAGCGCCGCGGACGAGACCTTCTGCCCGGGCACGTACGGCACCACGACGCCGCCGCCGCCGCGCGCGAGCGCCGCGAGCGAGGTCAGATCCGCGTCGGCGCCCATCGCCACGGACACGACCGATCCATCGCTGCCCGGCAGCGAACTGCGCACCGCGGCCTCGATGTGCGAAGGCCGCGTCGGGCCCACGGTCGGCGTACCATCGCCGAGGTAGAGGATCCGGAGCTCCTTGCCGCCGAGCGAGCCCGCCGCGCTGCGCGCCGCGCTCACGGCTGCTGCCATGTCGCTGCCGCCGTCCGGCTCGACGCTCCCGAGGAAGCGCTCCACCTCGCCCGCCGCCGCCGCACCCGGCGCGCTCGGCGTGGGCAAACCGCTGCGCCCGTCCTGCGTCATCGGCCGGCACACGGTGTCGCACGCGAGCAGCACGAACGAGTCGCGCCGATCCATCTCGCGCACCATCGTCGAGGCGAGCCGCGTTGCCCGCGAAAAACGCTCGCCCACCATCGACCGGCTCGCGTCCACGACGATCGCGTGCACGCGCTCCTTCGCCTCCTGCCATCGCGGCAGCTTCGGCCGGAGCGCGATCGCCACGTACGGCGACGAATCGAACGCGATGGCGCGCGCCGCCGCGGCCGCGTCCTTCTCCTCGGTCGTCTTCGCCTTCGTCGCCGCAGGCCCGTCCTTCGGCTCCTCCAGCAGCGACGCGCTCGTGGGCTCCATGCGGTACGCCCACGCCGTCGCCTCGCGATCCCGATCGGGGAGCGCGTACTCGACCGTCAGATCACCCGCCGGGACGAACCCCGTCGCGCTCAGCGTGCGCCGCTCGGCTGCTGCATCGCCGCCCGAGGGAGAGAGCTCGTAGCCGCGTGTCTGCACGCCGAACTCCTTGTCGTGCCCGAGCACCTGCAGGTCGAGGTCGAACGCGTCGATCTTCGTCGTCCCGCTCGGATCGTGCGCGAGCGGGTAGGTGAAGCGCCGGACGCCCGCGGCCTGGTCCACGGTCTGCGTGTACGTGAGCACCACGCGACGCGACCCACGCTTCGGGATCGGGAAAATTTTGAGCTCGAAGCGTCCGCCGCGTTGCCACTCGAGCAGCGCCGGATCCCGCCACGGCCCCGGCACCCAGATGATCTCCTCGCGCGGCTTGGGCGTCTTCGGCGCCGCGTTCTGGATGACGCCGCGCCAGATCGCCGCGCCCTTGTCGCGGTCGACGAACGCGCCCTCCATCATCTTGCCGTCCACCTCCAGCGCGAGTTTTTCGATCTGCGCGCCCGGCGGCAGCGGGAAGCGGAAGATGCCTTCGAGCTCCTCGTCCGTGTCGTTCGTGAACGTCTCGTCGACCTCGGTCCGCGCCACGACGTCCACGATGCGCACCTTCACCGAGTGCTTCGCGAGCCGCACCGCGTGGTCCTTCTCCTTGGTTTGGCCGGGCTTGCGCGCGCGAAGCTCCCCGAGCCCGCGCAGCACAGGCGCGTCGAGCTCCTCCGGCGATCGATCGCTCCACTCGAGCGAGTCCGCGACGCTCGACGAGCTCGCCACGAGCGGCTCGCGACCTTTTTCCATGGTCGCCTCCTCGCCTGCGCGCACGTCCACCGCCTTGCCCGACGCCGACCGCACGCGCACCACCCCGCGCGCGACCTCGACGCTCGCGCGGCCCTTGCCGGCCGTCATGACGAGCTTCGTCCCGAGCACTTCGACCTCGCCGTCGCCGACGCCGATCTTCGCGGAAGGCGCGCCCTTCAGGCTCGCCACGTCGGCGACGATCGTCCCTTCCACGAGCTTCGCCTGACGCACCTTGCCGCCTTCGAGCGAGATCGACGAGCCTCGATCGATCGCGAGCTGCGAGCCGTCCGCGAGCGAGACGTACGCCCGCGTGCGCGCGTCCGTGCGCAGCGTCGTGTCGTTCTTGAACGCCCATCCCGGCTTCACCGGCTTGCAGGCGCCGCTCGCGTCGCACGCTTCGAGCCCGCCTTCCTTGTCGGCGGACGCGCGCGCGATCGAGTCGATCTTGCCCGACCACGCGGCTTCGAGCTTCGGCTCCTCCGGCCCCTGCTTCTGTCCCTTCAGGTAGAACCCGGCGGCGGCCGCCGCGGCCATCGCGCCGAGCAGCCCCGCGACGAACTTCGGGCGGCGAAAGAGCGAGATGACCTTGCCCCCCTCGTTGCCCTTCGTCGTCTGCGGAGGTGCCGTGCGCGCTGCTCCTGTCGTCGCGCTCTTCGCCTCGGGCGCGCGTGAGCGCGGCGTATCCCGCTCCGTGATCGCCTGCGTGGGCTCGGCCGCCTTCACCTCGTCGTTCACCGTCGGCGAAGGCTGCGACTCATCGAGTCCGCGCTCCGAACCTTTGGACACCAACGTGTTCGTCCGCGTCCGCGGGGGCTCGCTCTCCGTCGTCGCGCTCGCGACCTCGGTCTTCGCCGTCGCGATGTCCGTGATCCTCGGCTCGGCGACCCGATCCTCGGCGATCACGCTCTTCGGCGCCACGCCGGCCGGCGGCTTCAAGTTCTCCACGTCGAGCCGCGCGAGCACCTTGTCCGCGAAGCCTGCGTCGGCCCGGAAATCGCCACCCGCGTGCCCCACGAACTCCGCTGTGCGCTCCGCGTCGTAGCGCAGGTCCCGGCACGTGTCGCAGTCGGCGATGTGATCGAAGAGCTCCTTCGGCGCCGAGCCGTCCAGCACCTCGGCGATTCGCTCCTCGACCTCGCGGCAGAGCCCACCCACGTTCGTCTCGCTCGTGCTCATCGCTTCACTCCTCGCCGATCTCCGCCCGCATCTTCCCGAGCGCGCGGCTCACGCGTTTGCGCGCCGCCGCCTCGTCGATCCCGCACGCCTGGGCCACCTCTCGGAAGCTGAGCCCCGCGTCGTACCGAAGCACCAAGGCCTCCCGCTCACTCGGCTTGAGCTTCGAGAGCGCGTCGCGCGCGCGCGTCGCCCTCTCCTTCTCCAGCGCGAGCTCGCCCGCGTCCGCGCGTCCCGACGACGTGTCGTGCACCAGCCGGAGCCGCGCCTTCTGCCGCGCCTGCGTCTCGGAGAACCGACCGCAGATCCGACGCGCGATCCCGAACAGGAACGCCCGCACGCTTCCTTCCGCTCGGTACGTCGGGAACGCGTCGTACGCGGCCAGCAAGGTCTCTTGCACGAGCTCCTCGCTGTCCGCTTGCGAGCCCGTGAAGGCCATGCAAAGCCGACCGATCGGCGTTGCGTAGACCCGGGCGCACCGCGCGAGCGCCTCGCGATGGTTGCCCGCCGCGAGGAGCTCCTCGATGTCGCGCGCCTCCTCGGCGTGCGATCGGCCTTCCTTCATTTCTGCACGTGCCAGACCCGGGGCCATGGTTGCCTCTTCGCCTGCCATGTTGCTCGGAGCTCCTCTTTTGTGACCGCGACCGAAGCGAATCCCGCGGACCCCCGTCCAACGACGTCGCGTGGACCCGGAGCGCCCCGCCCCGCGCCGTGGTAGGATCGATCGAGATCGCCGGCCCCTGCCGGCGGCCGGGCCGCCCACGGCGCGACCTTTGCAGCGCCCCCGTCCACGCTACATCATCGCGCGAGCGCCGATCTCGCCGACGAGCTTCGAGGAGCGCCTCCCATGACGAATTTCCCCGCCTCGCCCGCCAAGTCCCCCGCGTTCGGTCACACCTCCGGCGTGAAGAATCGTCAACGCTGGTCGATCGCGGGTTGCCTCGCCGCCCTCGCGCTCATGGCCCCGACGGCGGTCTTCGCCCAGGCGGCGCCCGCGGTCGCCCCGGCCGATGTCGAAGCCCCGCCGGTCGCTCGGCCTCAGCCGAACGCGCCGCCGCGCCGCGTCGCGCCGCCCCCGCAACTGCCCGCCGCCATCCCGCCTGCGTCCACGCCCGCCGCAGAACCCAACACGCCCGCGGATCCGAACGCGAAGAAGGAACCCTCCGTTGAGGAGAAGGCGCTTCGTGGCGTCGTGGCGATCGAGCGCGCCGGCCAGCCCATCTCGCTTGGCGTCACGCTCGCGGGTGACGGTCGTATCCTCGCGGCGCTCTCGCCGCTCGGCTCGGGCAACGATCTCGAAGCGCGCTTCGCCGACGGCGCCGTCGTCCGCGTCAAGCTCGGCCACCATGATCGCACGTGGGACCTCGCGCTGCTCATCCCGCAGTCGGGGCGCTGGACCGAAGGGCTCGTCGCTTCCACGCGGGACCCGCTCCGCACCGACGCGACCATCCGCGGCTTCGCGATGGGGCCCAAGGGCAAACCCTCGGTCGCGCAGATGGTGATCCGTGGCCGGAAAAACCTCCTCGGCGCCGACGACGCCACGCTCGCGAACGCCTTCGAGCTTGGCTCGCGCATCTCGCCGCTCGATCTCGGCGCGCCGGTCATCGACGAGGACGGCCGCGTCGTCGCCCTCCTCGGCCGCGGCTGCTCCCCGAACGAAGGTCGCCCCTGCACGCCCGTCGCGTTCGGCATCCCGATCAACGCCATCCGCAGCTTCCTCCGCAGCGTCCCGCCGACCGCGGTCCAGCCTGCGGCCTGGCTCGGCATCCAGGGTTCGTCCGAGGTCGGCATGTTCGCCAAGGGCGTCCGTGTGCAGAGCATCCATCCGGACAGCCCCGCGGCCGAGGCCAAGCTCAAGGGCGGCGACGCGTCCGTGAGCGACATGATCGTCGCCGTCGACGGCGTGCCCGTGACGAGCCCCGAGCAACTCGCGGAGGTCATCCGGACGCACGCGGTCGGCGAGAAAGTGCCGTTCACGGTGTTTGGCCAGGGCAAGTATCGTCAGGTGACGGTCGTGCTCCGTCAGGCGCCCGATCCGCGCGCCGCACCGAAGGCGCCGCCGGCGCACCCGGCCGAGCTCCCGACGCTCGGCGATGCAGCGCCCCCCACGCAAGCTCGTCCCAAAGCGGACGCGCTCGACCGCAGGAGGTAAGGTCGATCCCATCTGATCAACCTGGAAACGACGCCCGCGACGACCCCTCTCGCGGGATCTCGTTGACACCCCGCCGAACGATCCCGACCATGACCAGCGCGGCTCTCGGCTCCCCTCACTGGAACGAGAAAAGGCGAGCCGCTCCGTCCCTCACATTCGGTGAACCGTGGCTCAACAGCTCCGCATCGAGGTAGCCGGCGAGACGAACGTCGGCCGCAAGCGTAATCACAACGAAGACAACTTCGCGATCATGGCGGAGTACGGCCTCTTCATCGTGGCCGACGGCATGGGTGGTCATGCATCGGGCGAGGTCGCCTCGAAGATGGCCGTCGATGCAATGCAAGAGTTCTTCGCGCAGACGCAGGAGGATCCCGAGCGCACGTGGCCCTACAAGATGGACCGCACGAAGGGCTACGAGGAAAACCGCCTCATCACGGGCATCAAGCTCGCGAACCTGCGCATCTACGAGACCGCGCAGCGCGAGTCGAAGAAGCGCGGCATGGGGACGACGTTCGTCGGCATCTTCACGGCGAACGACGGCGTGTACATCGCGCACGTCGGTGACAGCCGCGTCTACCGGCATCGCGACGGCAAGCTCGAGTGCCTCACCGAGGACCACTCGCTGCTCAACGACTACATCAAGATGAAGCGCCTCACGCCCGAGGAGATCGCGAACTTCCCGCACAAGAACGTCATCGTTCGCGCGCTCGGGATGAAGGAGACCGTCAAGGTCGACACGCGCTTCGAGGTGCCCGCCGTCAACGACACGTACCTGCTCTGCTCCGACGGCCTCTCCGGCCCCGTGAGTGATCCCGAGATCGCCGACATCCTCTCGCGCCACGGCGACATCAAGACCGCGACGGCGAAGCTCATCGAGCGCGCCAACGAGAACGGCGGACCGGACAACGTCACGTGCGTCCTCGTCCGCTGGACGCTCTGATCCACGTCACACGCAGACGACGTCACACGCGCCGCATCCACGGCGCGTGAAGGCGCTCGTGCGCGCGGCACGCGCGGGGATCACTTGCCCGTGGAGAGCATGATCGCCGCGACGATGCTGAAGCCGATCAGCGCGAACAGCACGCCGCCGAGCAGGAAGGGCCAGACGCGGCGCGGCGCGGGCTGCGAGGCGAGGTCGGTCGCGACCGGCTGCAGCCCCGTCTGCTGCTGCCACGGGGCCTGCTGCACCGGCGCGCTCATCGATCGCTGCGCGTAGGACTGCGAGGCCTCCGGGTACGGCGCGTTCGGCATCGGCGTTTGCATCGCCGAGCCGTAGCCCGGTGGCACGCTCGGCGACGCGGACACGGGTGGCTGCACCGCGCCGTACGTCCCCGAGTTTGCCGCGCCCATGTAACTGTTGGAGCTCGGACCATATTGCGACGGGCTCGGCCGCGCCGCGCTCGAGCCCGAGGGCTGCGGCAGCGGCGGCCACTGCGGGCCTCCTCCGCTCGGGTTCGGCATGAGCCGCGCGATGGGCATCGCGAGCGTCGCGGCCGCGTCGTCGGTCGTGTTCTCTGCCTCGATGGGCGGAGGTTCGGGGCGACGGATGTGCGGCTCGTGGCGCGTCACGTCGTACGGCATCGTCCCGCGTGGCCCGCCGCTCAGCGACGACGGCGTGTGAGAGGGCGCGGGCATCGTGTGTGCGGTCCCGAGCGCATTCGGCTGCATGTACGACCCCGACGAACGTGGGCTCAGCTCGCGCCACGCGGCGAGCGCCTCCGTCGCGGTCTGGAACCTCTGGTCCGGGTCTCGCGCGAGCCCGCGCGCGACGAACGCTTCGAGCCGCGGATCGATGGGGCCATCCATCGCGTCGCCGATCCTGCGCGGCGGCGCCTTGGCCTTCATCTCCACCATCACGAGCACGTTCTTCGCGAGGTAGGGGAGCTGCCCTGTCAGCGACTGGTAGATCATCGTCGTGCACGCGTAGATGTCCGCGCGCTCGTCGACCATCTTCGCCTTGCCGATCTGCTCGGGCGGCATGAACGAGAACGTCCCGAGGCTCTGCCCCATCTCCGTCAGCGTCTCGCCCTCCATCTCCTTCGGCAGCTTCGAGATGCCGAAGTCGAGGATCTTCACCCTCGTCGAACCGTCGGGGCGGCGCTCCAAGTAGACGTTCGAGGGCTTGAGGTCGCGGTGGATGATCTTCACGCGGTGCGCGTCCGCGAGGCCCATCCAGACCTGTTCGAGGATGACGTAGAGCTCGTCGAAGGGAATCGGCCCGGTGCGCTTCAGCCGATCGATGAGGCTCTCGCCTTCGAGCAGTTCGAAGACGAGCACGATGCCGAAGTTCGCGTCTTCCTCGACGTCGAGGACCTGCGTGACGTAATCGCTGTTGATCGAGCCCGCCGCGCGCGCCTCGCGTCGGAAGCGCTCGACGGCCGAGTGCTTCGTCTTCGCGTCGGCGTGCAGCACCTTGATCGCCACCTGGCGCCCGGTGCGTGTGTTCTCCGCGGCGAACACCTCGCCCATCCCGCCGCGCCCGAGCGGGCGGATCACGCGGTAGCGATTCGCGATGATGGTGCCGGTTTCGATCTCCAAACGCGCGCCTCGTCCCTTCGGACTAGAACGTCCCGACGGCCATCATGCCGCCGCCTTGCGGTATCGCCCATGGAGCGAAGGCGAACGACTCCTTCGGCGGCTCGGCCGGCTTCTTCTCGGGCCGCAGGACGAAGAGGACCGTCGCCGCCACGGCGCCCGCCGCGGCCAGGCCGAAGCACACGTCCGCGACCGTGTTGAGCGTCACGACCTTCGAGCGCATGTCCTCGAGGACCTGGAGCTCCTCTTTGCTGTTCGCTTTTCCGTTCGATGCGTCGAAGTCGGCCTTCGCGCCCGTCGCGAGCGCGCCGCCGACGATCGCGCCGGCCACGCCTGCGGCGATCGCCGCGCCACCCACGACGAACACCGTGATGGGTACGGGGCGCGAGGGCTGCTCGGCGGGTTTGTCCTCGCCTCCGAGGAGATCCTTCTCGGTAAAACCCTCGGCCGTCACGGGTTTGCCCTTGTCGAACTCGAACTCGCGATCGTACTTGCCGCCGTTCGTGATCTCGACCTTCCACACCTGATCCGGCGCGCCGTCGACGCTCGCCTTGAACTCGTGCGTACCGGGGTGGATGCCGATGCGCGTGCCCGTGAGGCCGATCGTGTAGCGGTTCGTGATCGGAAAGCCGCGCGCAGGCGTGCGCACGTCCGTGATGGTCACGCCCGGCCTGTCCGACTTCAACGTCACCCACGCGACGACCGAGCGCAGCGCCTTGAGGTCTGTCTCCATCTGCTGCTTGTCCGCGGGGTCGAGCTGATCGCCCTTCGCTTCGAGGAATTTTTCGAGCAGGGAGATCGCCTCGCCGTCGCGCTCGAGCTCCATCGCGCAGAGGCCCATGCCCTTGACTGCGTTCATCGAGCCCGACAGGTCGAAGGCCTTCTTGAACTCGCGATACGCCTCCTCGCACTTGTGCCCGGAGGGATCGTTGTAGAAGGCGGCGCCCGCCTCCATGTGCTTCTTCGCTTCGACGAGGTTCGGATCCTCGGGCGCCGCAGGCTCGGCCGGAGGCTTCTTGCCGCCTTTGCCCTGTGCGAGTGCCGGGCATGCAGCGGCAAGCATGGCGAGAGCCGTGATCGCGGAGAACGTACGCGTCAGCGCGGACCGCATGCCCCAAAGGG
Protein-coding sequences here:
- a CDS encoding RNA polymerase sigma factor, producing MKEGRSHAEEARDIEELLAAGNHREALARCARVYATPIGRLCMAFTGSQADSEELVQETLLAAYDAFPTYRAEGSVRAFLFGIARRICGRFSETQARQKARLRLVHDTSSGRADAGELALEKERATRARDALSKLKPSEREALVLRYDAGLSFREVAQACGIDEAAARKRVSRALGKMRAEIGEE
- a CDS encoding serine/threonine-protein kinase codes for the protein MEIETGTIIANRYRVIRPLGRGGMGEVFAAENTRTGRQVAIKVLHADAKTKHSAVERFRREARAAGSINSDYVTQVLDVEEDANFGIVLVFELLEGESLIDRLKRTGPIPFDELYVILEQVWMGLADAHRVKIIHRDLKPSNVYLERRPDGSTRVKILDFGISKLPKEMEGETLTEMGQSLGTFSFMPPEQIGKAKMVDERADIYACTTMIYQSLTGQLPYLAKNVLVMVEMKAKAPPRRIGDAMDGPIDPRLEAFVARGLARDPDQRFQTATEALAAWRELSPRSSGSYMQPNALGTAHTMPAPSHTPSSLSGGPRGTMPYDVTRHEPHIRRPEPPPIEAENTTDDAAATLAMPIARLMPNPSGGGPQWPPLPQPSGSSAARPSPSQYGPSSNSYMGAANSGTYGAVQPPVSASPSVPPGYGSAMQTPMPNAPYPEASQSYAQRSMSAPVQQAPWQQQTGLQPVATDLASQPAPRRVWPFLLGGVLFALIGFSIVAAIMLSTGK
- a CDS encoding VIT domain-containing protein, with the protein product MSTSETNVGGLCREVEERIAEVLDGSAPKELFDHIADCDTCRDLRYDAERTAEFVGHAGGDFRADAGFADKVLARLDVENLKPPAGVAPKSVIAEDRVAEPRITDIATAKTEVASATTESEPPRTRTNTLVSKGSERGLDESQPSPTVNDEVKAAEPTQAITERDTPRSRAPEAKSATTGAARTAPPQTTKGNEGGKVISLFRRPKFVAGLLGAMAAAAAAGFYLKGQKQGPEEPKLEAAWSGKIDSIARASADKEGGLEACDASGACKPVKPGWAFKNDTTLRTDARTRAYVSLADGSQLAIDRGSSISLEGGKVRQAKLVEGTIVADVASLKGAPSAKIGVGDGEVEVLGTKLVMTAGKGRASVEVARGVVRVRSASGKAVDVRAGEEATMEKGREPLVASSSSVADSLEWSDRSPEELDAPVLRGLGELRARKPGQTKEKDHAVRLAKHSVKVRIVDVVARTEVDETFTNDTDEELEGIFRFPLPPGAQIEKLALEVDGKMMEGAFVDRDKGAAIWRGVIQNAAPKTPKPREEIIWVPGPWRDPALLEWQRGGRFELKIFPIPKRGSRRVVLTYTQTVDQAAGVRRFTYPLAHDPSGTTKIDAFDLDLQVLGHDKEFGVQTRGYELSPSGGDAAAERRTLSATGFVPAGDLTVEYALPDRDREATAWAYRMEPTSASLLEEPKDGPAATKAKTTEEKDAAAAARAIAFDSSPYVAIALRPKLPRWQEAKERVHAIVVDASRSMVGERFSRATRLASTMVREMDRRDSFVLLACDTVCRPMTQDGRSGLPTPSAPGAAAAGEVERFLGSVEPDGGSDMAAAVSAARSAAGSLGGKELRILYLGDGTPTVGPTRPSHIEAAVRSSLPGSDGSVVSVAMGADADLTSLAALARGGGGVVVPYVPGQKVSSAALEVLSAAYGVTLRDPEIELPSGLTQVTPGRLDPIRAGGETFVVARMSSGDAIEGAIRLRGRVASERFEQTYPIKILATSSAGNAFVPRLYAAAKIAELENTGGAASKLASIELSKRFAVASRFTSLLVLESEAMMNAFGLERTRVAPTFTGEELAKSSNADAEGEEKAADEAKQEAETEASADLDTRGPAKGKRAESAPAAEAPFDAFGDDSAAPVGAAPSMPSPPPAPTATMAAPAPKPASKTGGGGWRGRSADEDIGSTSSGWSGTRRPSQRLVPMRKIFERKGSFEALNTLASQNATKLLAAENAFASTPDSRDKTVELFALYATAGRLGEAQELTAKWSGRDALDPDALTARADLAARQGDRERAIRILGGLADVRPGDRATQTRLAEMHEASGNRALACEHRIALADMAPGEAKLVADAVRCANTLGMTELASLLKLDASESVRSSIDKLLAQPETPAASLLRGDIQVTAEWTGGVDLDIGLIDAQGRRTSWLGSAGKALVNARDVTSTRTEALGLVNTPSGSYVVEIARASGADQNIPVRGELVLKLAGETRKVPFVLTGPRAEVGTMRVFFTSRLVPVTDRPFNPWGP
- a CDS encoding S1C family serine protease — translated: MTNFPASPAKSPAFGHTSGVKNRQRWSIAGCLAALALMAPTAVFAQAAPAVAPADVEAPPVARPQPNAPPRRVAPPPQLPAAIPPASTPAAEPNTPADPNAKKEPSVEEKALRGVVAIERAGQPISLGVTLAGDGRILAALSPLGSGNDLEARFADGAVVRVKLGHHDRTWDLALLIPQSGRWTEGLVASTRDPLRTDATIRGFAMGPKGKPSVAQMVIRGRKNLLGADDATLANAFELGSRISPLDLGAPVIDEDGRVVALLGRGCSPNEGRPCTPVAFGIPINAIRSFLRSVPPTAVQPAAWLGIQGSSEVGMFAKGVRVQSIHPDSPAAEAKLKGGDASVSDMIVAVDGVPVTSPEQLAEVIRTHAVGEKVPFTVFGQGKYRQVTVVLRQAPDPRAAPKAPPAHPAELPTLGDAAPPTQARPKADALDRRR
- a CDS encoding Stp1/IreP family PP2C-type Ser/Thr phosphatase codes for the protein MAQQLRIEVAGETNVGRKRNHNEDNFAIMAEYGLFIVADGMGGHASGEVASKMAVDAMQEFFAQTQEDPERTWPYKMDRTKGYEENRLITGIKLANLRIYETAQRESKKRGMGTTFVGIFTANDGVYIAHVGDSRVYRHRDGKLECLTEDHSLLNDYIKMKRLTPEEIANFPHKNVIVRALGMKETVKVDTRFEVPAVNDTYLLCSDGLSGPVSDPEIADILSRHGDIKTATAKLIERANENGGPDNVTCVLVRWTL